One window of Streptomyces sp. NBC_00273 genomic DNA carries:
- a CDS encoding IS3 family transposase (programmed frameshift), whose translation MARPSKYGAEFRSDAIALWRASAGRRTYRDVAADLNVNPETLRTWVRDADASPAGAGTSQDTEVELTRLRAENARLTKAEKGMAARAGDPAPGSGVFRPGDEVKTAAWDFVSAHADTFGIKRICRVLGVSRSGYYRWIAGAQARAERQAAEDALVEEIREIHAEHRGNYGALRVHAELRGFGHTVNRKRVARLMRKHGIVGRHLRRKKRTTVSDRLAPPVADLVQRDFTAGALDEKWCGDITYVQVGVAWLYLACVIDIRSRRVLGYSMAPHMRAGLVIEALQSAVAARGGDVAGVIFHADRGSQYTSAAFAQVCDRYSVRRSMGRVGSSYDNALAESFWQGLKRETMHGKLFSTFRQARLEIFEWLVYYNARRRHSALGYLSPIEFEQQHYKTAKLSLAA comes from the exons GTGGCAAGGCCCTCGAAGTACGGTGCGGAGTTCCGGTCCGACGCGATCGCGTTGTGGCGGGCCTCGGCGGGCAGGCGGACGTATCGGGACGTCGCGGCCGATCTCAATGTCAACCCCGAGACTTTGCGGACCTGGGTGCGTGATGCCGACGCATCGCCGGCCGGCGCCGGAACGTCACAGGACACCGAGGTCGAGCTGACCCGACTGCGTGCGGAGAACGCCCGGCTGACCAAGGCGGAGA AAGGAATGGCAGCTCGAGCGGGAGATCCTGCGCCGGGCAGCGGCGTATTTCGCCCGGGAGATGAAGTGAAGACCGCCGCTTGGGACTTTGTCTCCGCCCACGCCGACACGTTCGGCATCAAGCGGATATGCCGGGTGCTGGGAGTCTCCCGCTCGGGCTACTACCGGTGGATTGCCGGCGCCCAGGCGAGGGCGGAACGGCAGGCTGCCGAGGATGCCCTGGTCGAGGAGATCCGTGAAATCCATGCCGAACACCGCGGGAACTACGGCGCGCTTCGCGTCCATGCCGAACTGCGAGGCTTCGGCCACACGGTCAACCGCAAGCGGGTAGCCAGGCTGATGCGCAAGCACGGCATCGTCGGCCGTCACCTGCGCAGGAAGAAGCGCACTACGGTTTCGGACCGGCTCGCGCCACCGGTGGCGGATCTGGTCCAGCGGGACTTCACCGCCGGCGCTCTGGACGAGAAGTGGTGCGGTGACATCACATACGTGCAGGTCGGAGTGGCCTGGCTTTACCTCGCCTGCGTGATCGACATCCGCTCGCGCCGGGTGCTCGGCTACTCGATGGCCCCGCACATGCGCGCCGGGCTCGTCATCGAGGCGCTCCAGTCTGCGGTCGCGGCCCGCGGAGGTGACGTCGCGGGAGTGATCTTCCACGCGGACCGCGGATCGCAATATACGTCGGCCGCGTTCGCGCAGGTCTGCGACCGGTACAGCGTTCGCAGGAGCATGGGCAGGGTCGGCTCGAGCTATGACAACGCTCTGGCCGAGAGTTTCTGGCAGGGCCTGAAGCGAGAAACGATGCACGGGAAGCTGTTCTCGACGTTCCGTCAGGCGAGGCTGGAGATCTTCGAGTGGCTCGTCTACTACAACGCCCGCCGACGCCACAGCGCGCTGGGCTACCTCTCCCCGATCGAGTTCGAACAGCAGCACTACAAGACAGCTAAACTCTCACTCGCAGCATGA
- a CDS encoding IS5 family transposase (programmed frameshift): protein MSTRPWIVDDDLWALIEPLLPPWPTRSPGPRPVADRLCLQGILYVLCNDIAWQLLPPELGFGSGQTRWRRLERWQQAGVFDQLHRILLAELNAAGRLDWSRACVDGPHPGEKGGADTGPSPVDRRKTGSKHHLICDGRGTPLKVITTAANVNDVTQTLALVDGIPPVAGRPGRPRRRPEALLGDKGYDSNPNRDELRKRRILPVISRKGSPNIKGMGKLRYVVEQTFALLHQFKRLAVRWERRTELHDAFVSFACSLICWRRLNKPDS from the exons GTGAGTACTCGGCCGTGGATCGTGGACGACGACTTGTGGGCACTGATTGAGCCGCTGCTGCCGCCCTGGCCGACGAGGTCACCAGGGCCTCGACCGGTAGCTGACCGGCTGTGTCTGCAGGGCATCCTGTACGTGCTCTGCAACGACATCGCCTGGCAACTCCTGCCGCCTGAGCTGGGATTCGGGTCCGGACAGACCCGCTGGCGAAGACTGGAGCGTTGGCAGCAGGCAGGGGTCTTCGACCAGCTGCACCGGATTCTCCTTGCCGAGCTGAACGCGGCAGGCCGGCTCGACTGGTCCAGGGCCTGCGTGGACGGC CCACATCCGGGCGAAAAAGGGGGCGCTGACACCGGTCCGTCACCGGTCGACCGGCGGAAGACGGGCAGCAAACACCACCTGATCTGCGACGGACGCGGCACCCCGCTCAAAGTCATCACCACCGCGGCGAACGTCAACGACGTCACCCAGACCCTCGCCCTGGTCGACGGCATCCCGCCGGTGGCGGGTCGGCCAGGCCGGCCCCGCAGGCGTCCCGAGGCCCTGCTCGGAGACAAGGGCTACGACTCCAACCCCAACCGCGATGAGCTGCGCAAACGCCGGATCCTGCCCGTAATCTCCCGCAAGGGCTCCCCGAACATCAAGGGCATGGGCAAGCTCCGCTACGTCGTTGAACAGACCTTCGCCCTGCTCCACCAGTTCAAACGACTCGCCGTCCGATGGGAACGCCGCACCGAACTCCACGACGCGTTCGTCTCCTTTGCCTGCAGCCTCATCTGCTGGAGACGCCTCAACAAGCCCGACTCATGA
- a CDS encoding transposase, translating into MTDAEWAAIRPLLPVPAWLQGRGGQPEGYCHRQMLDAIRYLVAGGISWRAMPADFPAWGRVYAFFRRWREHGLITEFHDRLRGRVREREGRQAEPSAGIIDAQSVRAAASVPSGSRGYELATRS; encoded by the coding sequence ATGACGGACGCGGAGTGGGCGGCCATCCGCCCGCTGCTACCGGTGCCAGCGTGGCTTCAGGGCCGAGGCGGGCAGCCCGAGGGCTACTGCCACCGCCAGATGTTGGACGCGATCCGCTACCTGGTCGCGGGAGGGATCTCCTGGCGGGCGATGCCCGCGGACTTCCCCGCCTGGGGCCGGGTCTATGCCTTCTTCCGCCGGTGGCGCGAGCACGGACTGATCACCGAGTTCCACGACCGGCTCCGCGGCCGGGTGAGGGAGCGCGAGGGCCGCCAGGCGGAGCCTTCGGCAGGCATCATCGACGCGCAGTCGGTGCGGGCTGCAGCCTCGGTGCCGTCCGGGTCACGCGGCTATGAGCTCGCAACACGATCATGA
- a CDS encoding DUF6233 domain-containing protein → MAGRDPRALFPPDLARLEVVERQLQALLVEVRTLIAEARRDQRLAETEHRPVPEVEWRIQYGIGAVRRPVMVHTGDCSMDMARSRPASREQAVQALAQGVEACAICRADSGLGMLET, encoded by the coding sequence GTGGCCGGGCGTGATCCGCGCGCGCTCTTCCCACCGGATCTGGCCCGGCTCGAGGTGGTGGAGCGGCAGCTCCAGGCGCTGCTCGTCGAAGTCCGCACGCTGATCGCCGAGGCCCGCCGCGATCAGCGCCTGGCCGAGACCGAGCACCGTCCCGTGCCCGAGGTCGAGTGGCGGATCCAGTACGGCATCGGCGCGGTACGCCGGCCCGTGATGGTGCACACCGGGGACTGCTCCATGGACATGGCGCGCTCCCGCCCCGCCTCCCGCGAGCAGGCCGTCCAGGCCCTCGCCCAAGGGGTGGAGGCGTGTGCGATCTGCCGGGCCGACTCCGGGCTGGGGATGCTGGAAACCTGA
- a CDS encoding hemopexin repeat-containing protein, giving the protein MVTAPVLWNKDKAYLFDGGNYYRYDVTKDKVDPGYPKPIAGNWPGLFTSRVDAGVVWNNGKAYFFRGSEYVRYDIAADKVDEGYPKPITGNWKGLFPDHIDASVVWNNGKAYFFRGSEYVRYDIAADKVDEGYPKPITGNWPGLWASDLDGGVVWNNGKAFFFRGSEYMRYDIAADKVDEGYPKPIAGNWPGLP; this is encoded by the coding sequence ATGGTCACCGCACCAGTGCTCTGGAACAAAGATAAGGCGTACCTGTTCGACGGCGGAAACTACTACCGCTACGACGTCACCAAGGACAAGGTAGACCCCGGCTACCCGAAGCCGATCGCCGGCAACTGGCCAGGGCTGTTCACATCCCGCGTCGACGCAGGCGTGGTGTGGAACAACGGCAAGGCGTACTTCTTCCGCGGCTCCGAGTACGTCCGCTACGACATCGCGGCCGACAAGGTCGACGAGGGCTACCCGAAGCCGATCACCGGCAACTGGAAGGGACTGTTCCCGGACCACATCGACGCCTCCGTGGTGTGGAACAACGGCAAGGCGTACTTCTTCCGCGGCTCCGAGTACGTCCGCTACGACATCGCGGCCGACAAGGTCGACGAGGGCTACCCGAAGCCGATCACCGGCAACTGGCCCGGCCTGTGGGCGTCGGACCTCGACGGCGGCGTGGTGTGGAACAACGGCAAGGCGTTCTTCTTCCGCGGCTCCGAGTACATGCGGTATGACATCGCGGCCGACAAGGTCGACGAGGGCTACCCGAAGCCGATCGCTGGCAACTGGCCCGGCCTCCCCTAA
- a CDS encoding IS630 family transposase (programmed frameshift) has product MRYADGGGLTSTGRRRRESVRMQAAELFEQQIKPSEVAGRLRVSVKSAYQWHQLWRDGGVQALASRGPSGSRCRLSPRSLEKLAAYLEEGPAAHGWVEDQVWTASRVATLIGRKFHITYSVSGATRLMHRLGFSPQVPARRVAERDEQAVAVWKEATWAEVKGRGRPGGGYVCFEDEAGFTRRPPRGRTWGRRGITPVVTVSGRRSGRLSVAGLIAMRPGSRTRLCHRLRTHPAAKGARRSMGEQDFIALLDGVHQLVKAPIVLVWDRLNTHVSRRMQGFVAEREWLTVFLLPAYSPDLNPVEWVWAHVKRSLANLAVMALDRLEALVRNRLKRLQYRPHTLDGFIAGTGLTLDNPASP; this is encoded by the exons GTGAGATATGCGGATGGGGGCGGGCTGACTTCGACGGGGCGCCGGCGTCGGGAGTCAGTACGGATGCAGGCGGCGGAACTGTTTGAACAGCAGATCAAGCCGTCGGAGGTTGCGGGGCGGCTGCGGGTGAGTGTGAAGTCGGCCTACCAGTGGCACCAGCTGTGGCGGGATGGTGGTGTCCAGGCCCTGGCCTCTCGTGGTCCGAGCGGGTCGCGTTGCCGTCTGTCTCCGCGGTCTCTGGAGAAGCTGGCCGCGTATCTGGAGGAAGGGCCGGCCGCGCACGGTTGGGTGGAGGACCAGGTGTGGACTGCCTCGAGGGTGGCCACGCTGATCGGCCGGAAGTTCCACATCACCTACAGCGTCTCGGGGGCCACGCGCTTGATGCACCGGCTGGGCTTCAGTCCGCAGGTCCCCGCCCGGCGGGTTGCCGAACGCGACGAGCAGGCCGTCGCCGTGTGGAAGGAGGCGACCTGGGCGGAGGTAAAAGGGCGAGGGCGGCCTG GCGGGGGCTATGTCTGCTTCGAGGACGAGGCCGGCTTCACCCGCAGGCCGCCCCGGGGACGGACCTGGGGCCGGCGAGGGATCACCCCGGTCGTGACGGTCAGCGGACGACGCTCGGGCCGGCTCTCGGTGGCCGGCCTGATCGCGATGCGACCAGGCTCGAGGACCCGGCTGTGTCACCGCTTGCGGACCCACCCGGCAGCCAAGGGTGCACGTCGCAGCATGGGCGAGCAGGACTTCATCGCACTCCTCGACGGAGTCCACCAGCTGGTCAAGGCCCCGATCGTGCTGGTCTGGGACCGCCTCAACACCCACGTTTCCCGCAGGATGCAGGGCTTCGTCGCCGAGCGGGAGTGGCTGACCGTGTTCCTGCTGCCCGCCTACTCACCCGATCTCAACCCGGTCGAGTGGGTATGGGCACACGTCAAACGAAGCCTCGCCAACCTCGCCGTCATGGCCCTCGACCGCCTCGAAGCCCTTGTCCGCAACCGCCTCAAACGCCTTCAATACCGGCCCCACACCCTCGACGGCTTCATAGCCGGCACCGGCCTCACCCTCGACAACCCGGCCTCACCCTGA
- a CDS encoding putative T7SS-secreted protein yields the protein MGWRDYIPDSAEDLAEDFVEATGDAIEWGGNKTAGVAEKVGLDDAGDWIRDKSRSAANRLGADVGELELGQTEDPKKLVYGSVAKIRAQVSHLNDFKASFEQVGNGLKGIGEPDGLKGKSAEAFRTAVAKEPPRWFEAAEAFGKAADAMGRFAETVEWAQGQAKEALEDYTHAQKVSTDARDAYSKQADAYRDAVKAKKDHLPPRPVDPEDFVDPGKPLIAAARDKLASARKQRDEVAETTRTAVCAARDKAPKKPSYAEQLSDGLDYFDLAKTHLVGGVLKGTAGTLNFARGINPLDLYNITHPAEYRTNLNSTAMGLITMANDPWGAGMQMLDEFMKDSNEGVGRMIPDFLGGKGMGAGKRFGSEAKHLDDTKPGGSRGDHEKDPNHNSNKCRDNVCHGDPVDMATGRMLLPQTDITLPGSLPLVFQRTFDSSHRSGRWFGPAWSSTVDQRLEIDTEGVVFSCDEGSLLAYPHPAPGVPVMPTHGRRWPLDRVQDGYTLTDPDTGRVWRFVDHSDELALLAQIEDRNGRSISFEHDEAGAPTAIVHHGGYHLKLTTSDGRVTALHLAGAAADGSDQEILRYGYTDGHLTEVTNSSGRPLRFDCDEHGRITAWTDTNGSRYDYVYDDQDRCTYQTGTNGHVESRFTWDETDPATGLRMTSTTDGLGHTKRFMVNERSQIVAELDPLGAVTQFEYDRHNRLLSRTDPLGHISRFTHDERGRMTVLERPDGRQARAEYDDNGMPIRIVGTDGNVTRQTFDERGNRTSVTDPSGATTQFAYNAAGRLTAVTDPLGSITRLVLDPRGLPVEVTDPSGATTRYEHDGFGRRVQVVDALGAQTHTEWTVEGWPSRRTAPDGTVESWTYDGEGNCLSHTDSTGGTTRFAYTDFDLLTARTAPDGIRHEFSYDTNLRLTRVTNPQGLTWEYTYDAAGRLVTETDFDGRALSYDYDPSGRLVSRANGLGQRIDFTHNALGQVIRKEVEGTGATTFEYDIFDELAVATSPDAELERLRDRYGHLQSETVNGRTLTYKYDELGRRVGRTTPGGAVSEWSYDAAGRRTKLTTSGRDISFSFDALGREVGRTVSDFVALTSSFDEMNRLKAQTITSGGSRLQHRAYAYGAGGGLVGVSDALSGARGFDVDSAGRVTAVHAHGWTERYAYDDAGNQTEASWPATHPSHSATGARTYEGTRIASAGAVRYEHDGQGRVVLRQRTRLSRKPDTWRYEWDAEDRLTAVTTPDGTLWQYAYDPLGRRISKQCPSETVHFTWDGTTLCEQTTANVVLTWDHAGQRPLSQTERRTDTDDERFFAIITDLIGTPTELVDESGELAWRTRTTLWGTTTWNRDATTYTPIRFPGQHFDPESGLHYNYFRYYDPESARYLSQDPLGLGPADNPVTYVHNPHTWSDPLGLSPCPPRIPGGGWDLRGGADPLSILPKDAVQEAWRPIPGGVEHGIKWSWKDPVTGLTARLRVHEADLGPHAGPNASSGPIYRIQIGNQYQDEAGQLYHRKIGNPNSDFFDEAAVNDTHIPWPSHLPLPYPH from the coding sequence GGATTTGGCCGAGGATTTCGTCGAGGCGACCGGCGACGCCATCGAGTGGGGCGGCAACAAGACGGCCGGCGTGGCGGAGAAAGTAGGCCTCGACGATGCCGGCGACTGGATCCGGGACAAGAGCCGCTCCGCCGCCAACCGGCTCGGCGCGGACGTGGGGGAACTCGAGCTCGGCCAGACCGAGGATCCGAAGAAGCTGGTCTACGGCAGTGTGGCCAAGATACGCGCCCAGGTCTCACATTTGAACGACTTCAAGGCTTCCTTCGAGCAGGTCGGCAACGGTCTGAAGGGCATCGGGGAGCCCGACGGCCTCAAGGGCAAGTCGGCGGAAGCCTTCCGGACGGCGGTGGCCAAGGAGCCGCCGCGCTGGTTCGAGGCCGCGGAGGCCTTCGGCAAGGCCGCCGACGCGATGGGCCGTTTCGCCGAGACGGTGGAGTGGGCGCAGGGGCAGGCGAAGGAGGCCCTAGAGGACTACACCCACGCGCAGAAGGTTTCGACCGACGCTCGCGACGCCTACAGCAAGCAGGCCGATGCCTACCGCGATGCGGTGAAGGCGAAGAAGGACCATCTGCCGCCGAGGCCGGTCGACCCGGAGGACTTCGTCGACCCCGGCAAGCCTCTGATCGCCGCGGCCAGGGATAAACTCGCCAGCGCCCGCAAGCAGCGCGACGAGGTCGCCGAGACGACCCGTACAGCCGTCTGTGCGGCCCGCGACAAAGCCCCGAAGAAGCCCTCGTACGCGGAGCAGCTCAGCGACGGCCTGGACTACTTCGACCTCGCAAAGACACACCTCGTGGGCGGTGTCCTCAAGGGCACGGCAGGCACACTCAACTTCGCCCGCGGGATCAACCCGCTTGACCTCTACAACATCACGCATCCCGCCGAGTACCGGACAAACCTGAACTCGACGGCCATGGGCCTGATCACCATGGCCAACGACCCATGGGGCGCGGGCATGCAGATGCTCGACGAGTTCATGAAGGACTCGAACGAGGGCGTCGGCAGGATGATCCCGGACTTCCTCGGCGGCAAGGGCATGGGCGCCGGGAAACGGTTCGGCTCAGAGGCGAAGCACCTGGACGACACGAAGCCGGGCGGCAGCCGCGGGGATCACGAGAAGGATCCGAACCACAACAGCAACAAGTGTCGCGACAACGTCTGCCACGGCGACCCGGTGGACATGGCGACCGGCCGTATGCTGCTGCCGCAGACGGACATCACACTTCCCGGATCACTTCCCCTCGTGTTCCAGCGTACTTTCGACTCCTCGCACCGTTCGGGCCGCTGGTTCGGTCCGGCCTGGTCGAGCACGGTGGACCAGCGGCTGGAGATCGACACCGAAGGCGTGGTTTTCAGCTGCGACGAGGGCAGTCTGTTGGCGTACCCTCACCCGGCCCCCGGCGTCCCGGTCATGCCCACACACGGCCGACGGTGGCCGCTGGACCGGGTCCAAGACGGCTACACCCTCACCGATCCAGACACCGGTAGGGTCTGGCGCTTCGTCGATCACAGCGACGAGCTCGCGCTCCTGGCCCAGATCGAGGACCGCAACGGCCGCTCGATCAGCTTCGAACACGACGAAGCGGGCGCGCCGACCGCGATCGTCCACCATGGTGGCTACCACCTGAAGCTCACCACGAGTGACGGCCGAGTGACGGCCCTCCACCTCGCGGGAGCGGCTGCGGACGGTTCCGACCAGGAGATCCTCCGCTACGGCTACACCGACGGCCACCTGACCGAGGTCACCAACTCCTCCGGCCGCCCGCTGCGTTTCGACTGCGATGAACACGGCCGCATCACCGCGTGGACCGACACCAACGGTAGCCGCTACGACTACGTCTACGACGACCAGGACCGCTGCACCTACCAGACCGGCACCAACGGCCACGTCGAATCCCGATTCACCTGGGACGAGACGGACCCTGCGACCGGCCTGCGTATGACTTCCACCACCGATGGCCTCGGCCACACGAAGCGCTTCATGGTCAACGAGCGTTCCCAGATCGTCGCCGAACTCGACCCCCTAGGAGCGGTCACCCAGTTCGAGTACGACCGCCACAACCGACTGCTGTCGCGAACGGATCCGCTGGGCCACATCAGCCGCTTCACCCATGACGAGCGCGGCCGTATGACAGTGCTGGAACGCCCGGACGGACGGCAGGCACGCGCCGAATACGACGACAACGGAATGCCGATACGCATCGTCGGGACCGATGGAAACGTCACGCGCCAGACCTTCGACGAGCGCGGAAACCGCACCTCGGTGACCGACCCCTCGGGGGCGACGACGCAGTTCGCCTACAACGCGGCCGGCCGGCTCACCGCGGTGACCGATCCTCTCGGGTCCATCACCCGACTGGTCCTGGACCCCCGGGGTCTGCCCGTCGAGGTCACCGATCCGTCGGGTGCCACGACCCGATACGAACACGACGGCTTCGGCCGTAGGGTCCAGGTCGTCGACGCCCTCGGCGCGCAGACACACACGGAGTGGACGGTAGAGGGCTGGCCGTCGCGGCGCACCGCACCCGACGGCACGGTGGAGTCCTGGACGTACGACGGCGAGGGCAATTGCCTCAGCCACACCGACTCGACGGGTGGCACGACCCGCTTCGCGTACACGGACTTCGACCTGCTGACGGCCCGCACGGCCCCAGACGGTATCCGCCACGAGTTCTCCTACGACACCAACCTGCGGCTCACGCGCGTGACCAACCCCCAGGGCCTGACCTGGGAATACACCTACGACGCGGCAGGCCGGCTGGTCACGGAGACGGACTTCGACGGCCGGGCGCTGAGCTACGACTACGACCCTTCGGGCCGTCTTGTCTCCCGGGCGAACGGCCTGGGCCAGCGCATCGACTTCACGCACAACGCGCTCGGCCAGGTGATCCGCAAAGAGGTCGAAGGCACCGGGGCCACGACCTTCGAATACGACATCTTCGACGAACTCGCGGTGGCCACCAGCCCGGACGCCGAACTGGAACGCCTGCGAGACCGCTACGGCCACCTGCAGTCCGAGACGGTCAACGGCCGGACGCTGACATACAAATATGACGAACTGGGCCGCAGGGTGGGAAGGACGACGCCCGGCGGTGCGGTCAGCGAATGGTCGTACGACGCCGCGGGCCGCAGGACGAAGCTCACCACGTCCGGGCGCGACATCTCCTTCTCCTTCGACGCCCTGGGCCGTGAGGTGGGGCGCACCGTATCCGACTTCGTGGCGCTGACGTCGTCTTTCGACGAGATGAACCGGCTGAAGGCCCAGACCATCACATCCGGGGGCAGCCGCCTCCAGCACCGTGCCTACGCCTACGGCGCGGGTGGCGGTCTCGTCGGCGTCAGCGACGCACTGTCCGGTGCCCGCGGTTTCGACGTGGACTCGGCCGGTCGCGTTACGGCCGTCCACGCGCACGGATGGACCGAGCGGTACGCGTACGACGACGCCGGAAACCAGACGGAAGCCTCGTGGCCGGCGACCCACCCGTCGCACTCCGCGACGGGTGCCCGCACCTACGAGGGCACTCGGATCGCCAGCGCGGGTGCAGTCCGCTACGAACACGACGGCCAGGGCCGGGTCGTGCTGCGCCAGAGGACCCGGCTGTCCCGGAAGCCCGACACCTGGCGCTACGAGTGGGACGCGGAGGACCGTCTCACCGCGGTGACGACACCGGACGGCACGCTCTGGCAGTACGCGTACGACCCCCTGGGTCGACGAATATCCAAGCAGTGCCCCTCCGAGACCGTCCACTTCACCTGGGACGGCACGACCCTCTGCGAGCAGACGACCGCGAACGTCGTCCTGACCTGGGACCACGCGGGCCAGCGGCCCCTGTCCCAGACGGAACGCCGCACGGACACGGACGACGAACGCTTCTTCGCCATCATCACCGACCTGATCGGCACCCCGACGGAACTCGTCGACGAGTCTGGTGAGCTGGCTTGGCGAACCCGCACCACCCTCTGGGGCACGACGACGTGGAACCGCGACGCCACGACATACACCCCCATCCGCTTCCCAGGCCAGCACTTCGACCCCGAATCGGGCCTCCACTACAACTACTTCCGCTACTACGACCCCGAATCAGCCCGCTACCTCAGCCAGGACCCCCTCGGCCTCGGCCCCGCCGACAACCCGGTCACGTACGTCCACAACCCACACACGTGGAGCGACCCGCTCGGGCTCAGTCCCTGTCCGCCCCGGATCCCGGGTGGAGGCTGGGACCTCCGTGGGGGTGCAGACCCGCTGAGCATCCTTCCGAAGGACGCTGTGCAGGAAGCGTGGAGGCCGATCCCCGGTGGTGTCGAGCACGGCATCAAGTGGAGCTGGAAGGACCCTGTCACAGGGCTGACGGCGCGTTTGCGCGTCCACGAGGCCGACCTCGGCCCACACGCTGGCCCCAACGCCAGCAGTGGACCTATCTACCGCATCCAGATCGGGAATCAATACCAGGACGAGGCGGGCCAGCTCTACCACAGGAAAATCGGAAACCCGAACAGTGATTTCTTTGATGAGGCGGCGGTCAATGATACTCACATTCCGTGGCCCAGCCACCTTCCGCTACCATATCCGCACTGA